From the genome of Tachysurus vachellii isolate PV-2020 chromosome 2, HZAU_Pvac_v1, whole genome shotgun sequence, one region includes:
- the zfp36l2 gene encoding mRNA decay activator protein ZFP36L2 isoform X1, protein MSASILSSVYDFDLLYRQEKSQASNAVHLNNVLERRTVGIPLSTSNKNNNRFNAGGYLRANSINHMDSICGGKESPTPAYMNKENKFRDRAFSETGERGQQLQEMLQPKPGSQINSTRYKTELCRPFEENGSCKYGEKCQFAHGYHELRNLSRHPKYKTEPCRTFHTIGFCPYGPRCHFIHNVDERRAASNTQLRLHRGECALPTPKESATFFTHKDRPRLHHSLSFSGFSSSHGAMIESPTSRTPPPPTSCALSFFEDSLAASPQCLNAFGIPEQDLKAFLAPLIPHVQSAFSGQATYGPQTSAPFPVAPVRLISESPPVFDSPPSPLDSLSDPESFVSGSRCSSGTISGSESPSLDSNRRLPIFSRLSISDD, encoded by the exons ATGTCGGCTTCAATACTGTCTTCCGTTTACGACTTCGACCTGTTGTACAGG cAGGAGAAAAGCCAAGCCTCTAATGCAGTGCACCTGAACAACGTGTTGGAGAGGAGAACCGTAGGGATACCGCTCTCCACCtccaataaaaacaataacaggTTCAACGCGGGCGGCTACCTCCGGGCCAACTCTATCAACCACATGGACTCTATCTGCGGTGGCAAAGAGAGCCCTACACCTGCATATATGAATAAGGAGAATAAGTTTCGTGACCGCGCCTTTAGCGAGACTGGGGAACGTGGTCAACAACTGCAGGAAATGCTCCAGCCCAAGCCTGGCTCTCAGATCAATTCCACTCGCTACAAAACTGAGCTGTGCAGGCCTTTTGAGGAAAACGGCTCCTGCAAGTACGGCGAGAAGTGCCAGTTTGCGCACGGTTACCACGAGCTCCGCAATCTTTCCCGCCATCCCAAGTATAAGACCGAGCCTTGCCGCACCTTTCACACCATTGGGTTCTGTCCATACGGCCCGCGCTGCCACTTCATCCACAACGTTGATGAGCGCAGAGCCGCGTCTAACACACAGCTGAGACTCCATCGAGGCGAATGCGCACTTCCTACCCCGAAAGAGTCCGCTACATTTTTCACGCACAAGGACAGACCCAGACTGCATCATAGCTTGAGTTTCTCGGGCTTCTCAAGCTCTCACGGTGCTATGATCGAGAGCCCTACGTCTCGCACTCCGCCGCCGCCCACCTCCTGCGCGCTTTCGTTTTTCGAGGACTCACTAGCTGCGAGTCCACAATGCTTAAACGCCTTTGGGATCCCTGAGCAGGACCTTAAGGCTTTCCTCGCCCCTTTAATTCCGCACGTGCAAAGTGCTTTTAGTGGACAGGCCACGTACGGGCCTCAAACTTCGGCTCCGTTCCCAGTAGCGCCAGTGCGCCTGATCTCTGAGTCCCCACCAGTGTTTGACTCCCCACCAAGCCCTCTGGACTCCCTCTCGGACCCGGAGAGTTTCGTCAGTGGGTCCCGCTGTTCGTCCGGCACGATCAGTGGCTCTGAGTCACCCAGTCTGGATTCAAACAGACGTCTGCCAATTTTCAGCAGACTGTCCATCTCAGAcgactga
- the zfp36l2 gene encoding mRNA decay activator protein ZFP36L2 isoform X2 yields the protein MSASILSSVYDFDLLYREKSQASNAVHLNNVLERRTVGIPLSTSNKNNNRFNAGGYLRANSINHMDSICGGKESPTPAYMNKENKFRDRAFSETGERGQQLQEMLQPKPGSQINSTRYKTELCRPFEENGSCKYGEKCQFAHGYHELRNLSRHPKYKTEPCRTFHTIGFCPYGPRCHFIHNVDERRAASNTQLRLHRGECALPTPKESATFFTHKDRPRLHHSLSFSGFSSSHGAMIESPTSRTPPPPTSCALSFFEDSLAASPQCLNAFGIPEQDLKAFLAPLIPHVQSAFSGQATYGPQTSAPFPVAPVRLISESPPVFDSPPSPLDSLSDPESFVSGSRCSSGTISGSESPSLDSNRRLPIFSRLSISDD from the exons ATGTCGGCTTCAATACTGTCTTCCGTTTACGACTTCGACCTGTTGTACAGG GAGAAAAGCCAAGCCTCTAATGCAGTGCACCTGAACAACGTGTTGGAGAGGAGAACCGTAGGGATACCGCTCTCCACCtccaataaaaacaataacaggTTCAACGCGGGCGGCTACCTCCGGGCCAACTCTATCAACCACATGGACTCTATCTGCGGTGGCAAAGAGAGCCCTACACCTGCATATATGAATAAGGAGAATAAGTTTCGTGACCGCGCCTTTAGCGAGACTGGGGAACGTGGTCAACAACTGCAGGAAATGCTCCAGCCCAAGCCTGGCTCTCAGATCAATTCCACTCGCTACAAAACTGAGCTGTGCAGGCCTTTTGAGGAAAACGGCTCCTGCAAGTACGGCGAGAAGTGCCAGTTTGCGCACGGTTACCACGAGCTCCGCAATCTTTCCCGCCATCCCAAGTATAAGACCGAGCCTTGCCGCACCTTTCACACCATTGGGTTCTGTCCATACGGCCCGCGCTGCCACTTCATCCACAACGTTGATGAGCGCAGAGCCGCGTCTAACACACAGCTGAGACTCCATCGAGGCGAATGCGCACTTCCTACCCCGAAAGAGTCCGCTACATTTTTCACGCACAAGGACAGACCCAGACTGCATCATAGCTTGAGTTTCTCGGGCTTCTCAAGCTCTCACGGTGCTATGATCGAGAGCCCTACGTCTCGCACTCCGCCGCCGCCCACCTCCTGCGCGCTTTCGTTTTTCGAGGACTCACTAGCTGCGAGTCCACAATGCTTAAACGCCTTTGGGATCCCTGAGCAGGACCTTAAGGCTTTCCTCGCCCCTTTAATTCCGCACGTGCAAAGTGCTTTTAGTGGACAGGCCACGTACGGGCCTCAAACTTCGGCTCCGTTCCCAGTAGCGCCAGTGCGCCTGATCTCTGAGTCCCCACCAGTGTTTGACTCCCCACCAAGCCCTCTGGACTCCCTCTCGGACCCGGAGAGTTTCGTCAGTGGGTCCCGCTGTTCGTCCGGCACGATCAGTGGCTCTGAGTCACCCAGTCTGGATTCAAACAGACGTCTGCCAATTTTCAGCAGACTGTCCATCTCAGAcgactga